In a single window of the Acetivibrio clariflavus DSM 19732 genome:
- a CDS encoding thioredoxin family protein — MVIKVLGSGCCNCKKLEANVREAVKELGLKATIEKVEDFKDIMAYGVMRTPALVVDEQVKIMGRVPSVEDIKKYL, encoded by the coding sequence ATGGTAATCAAAGTTTTAGGTTCAGGATGTTGTAATTGCAAAAAATTAGAGGCTAATGTCAGAGAGGCTGTAAAGGAACTGGGACTTAAAGCCACTATTGAAAAAGTAGAGGATTTTAAGGACATTATGGCATATGGTGTAATGAGAACACCTGCACTTGTAGTAGATGAACAGGTAAAGATTATGGGAAGAGTTCCGTCGGTAGAGGATATTAAAAAATATTTATAA
- a CDS encoding DUF2703 domain-containing protein: MGCCETQRNNTCCSTSCGCEEQNYEAEKKKIIIDFMYLDLSICTRCQGTEDSIEEAIEDVAKVLELAGAEVVVNKIHIDSKEKAIQYRFESSPTIRINGKDIQLEMRESLCESCGDLCGDEVDCRVWVYRGKEYNVPPKAMIIDAILREVYSDKKAQLNDRVGKEAYQLPENLRRFFESIEKNKKCE, translated from the coding sequence ATGGGATGTTGCGAAACTCAAAGAAACAATACCTGCTGCAGTACGAGTTGTGGGTGTGAAGAACAAAATTATGAAGCAGAAAAGAAAAAAATAATAATTGATTTTATGTATTTGGATTTAAGTATATGTACAAGATGCCAGGGCACGGAGGACAGTATTGAAGAAGCAATTGAGGATGTTGCTAAAGTGCTTGAATTAGCAGGCGCAGAAGTTGTTGTAAATAAAATTCATATTGATAGTAAAGAAAAGGCCATACAGTATAGATTTGAGAGTTCACCTACTATCCGTATTAATGGGAAGGATATACAACTGGAAATGAGAGAGTCACTTTGTGAATCATGTGGCGATTTGTGCGGGGATGAAGTGGACTGTCGTGTATGGGTGTATAGAGGTAAAGAATACAATGTTCCTCCTAAAGCAATGATAATAGATGCCATCCTTCGTGAAGTATATAGTGATAAAAAAGCACAGTTGAATGATAGAGTTGGTAAGGAAGCATATCAATTGCCGGAAAATTTGCGGCGGTTTTTTGAGTCGATTGAGAAAAACAAGAAATGTGAATAA
- a CDS encoding helix-turn-helix domain-containing protein has translation MNYTSLESKIKNLIDRKSEGEYWDFKQEWHKDNERLLHDILCFANTVHDKDSYLIIGVSDTGEIVGVGEENRRKQVDILDLLSNTVFAGDNIPEVRLDTIEIEGKEIDILTIFNSYTVPYYLKAKCKRYNNIREGYIYTRVGDRNTPINQNASIQQIEMLWKKRFGLTQPPLVQIANRLENKLEWAQNEDAYYNIYKPEFKLEAEYDEDDRNIGEFYVYSQTNSRFMYKNLKIMCSETVLKEFQLVVLDSGRYETPIPRWGFAGYDEWRHNHKFTYKYFLKDSIDYKLQQFLFDTENEEEVYAKRRFDEVVLYYENEEEKIAFEFYVENKQSLIESYIVEADKKFYEINTNNELEAKECKRRLSTGLALNRALQEFRALYK, from the coding sequence ATGAATTATACAAGTCTTGAATCAAAAATAAAAAACTTAATTGATAGAAAATCAGAAGGGGAATATTGGGATTTTAAACAAGAATGGCATAAAGATAATGAAAGATTATTACATGATATCCTTTGTTTTGCAAATACGGTACATGATAAGGACAGTTATTTAATAATTGGCGTATCAGATACAGGTGAAATAGTTGGTGTAGGTGAGGAAAACAGAAGAAAACAAGTCGATATACTTGACTTGCTCTCAAATACAGTTTTTGCTGGTGATAATATTCCTGAAGTTCGTTTGGATACAATAGAAATTGAAGGAAAAGAGATTGATATCTTAACTATATTTAACTCTTATACCGTACCTTACTACCTAAAGGCCAAGTGCAAAAGATATAATAATATTAGAGAGGGTTACATATATACAAGAGTCGGGGATAGAAATACTCCAATAAACCAAAATGCAAGTATACAACAAATAGAAATGCTTTGGAAGAAAAGATTTGGATTAACACAACCTCCATTAGTACAGATAGCCAATAGATTGGAGAATAAATTAGAATGGGCACAGAATGAAGATGCTTACTATAATATCTATAAACCTGAATTTAAGTTAGAAGCAGAATATGATGAAGATGATAGGAATATAGGTGAATTCTATGTATATTCTCAAACTAATTCACGATTCATGTATAAAAATCTAAAGATAATGTGTAGTGAAACTGTATTAAAAGAGTTTCAATTAGTTGTGCTGGATAGTGGGAGGTATGAAACGCCTATACCCAGATGGGGGTTTGCAGGCTATGATGAATGGAGACATAACCATAAATTCACATATAAATATTTTTTAAAGGATAGTATTGATTATAAGTTACAGCAGTTTCTATTTGATACAGAGAATGAAGAAGAAGTATATGCAAAGCGAAGATTTGATGAGGTCGTTTTATACTATGAAAATGAGGAAGAGAAAATAGCATTCGAATTTTATGTTGAAAATAAACAAAGCCTAATTGAATCATATATAGTCGAAGCCGATAAAAAATTTTATGAAATTAATACTAATAACGAACTGGAAGCCAAGGAATGTAAGCGAAGGCTGTCAACGGGTTTGGCGTTAAATAGAGCATTACAAGAGTTTAGAGCATTATATAAATAA
- a CDS encoding class I SAM-dependent methyltransferase, which translates to MKQNKYDDDTFFNKYSNMDRSKNGLEGAGEWHELKNMLPDFKDKRVLDLGCGFGWHCRYAVENGARSVIGIDISQKMLSEAKSKTKCGNIEYICMPIEDIDFPEESFDVVISSLALHYIKSFEDVLDRVYKCLSRGGDFIFSVEHPIFTAQGPQDWYYDDKGNILHWPVDHYFTEGIRNAKFLGEEVIKYHRTLTTYLNSLIKIGFEITGVVEPKPAENMLNTVPGMRDELRRPMMLLVSARKKLY; encoded by the coding sequence ATGAAACAAAACAAATACGATGATGACACCTTTTTTAATAAATATAGTAATATGGATAGGTCGAAAAATGGTCTTGAAGGTGCGGGGGAGTGGCATGAACTGAAAAATATGCTGCCTGACTTCAAAGATAAAAGGGTTTTGGATTTAGGCTGCGGGTTTGGATGGCATTGTCGCTATGCTGTAGAGAACGGTGCCAGGTCAGTAATTGGAATTGATATTTCACAAAAAATGTTAAGTGAAGCAAAGAGTAAAACAAAGTGTGGAAATATCGAGTATATCTGTATGCCAATAGAAGACATAGATTTTCCTGAAGAATCCTTTGATGTTGTTATCAGTTCCCTGGCGCTTCACTATATTAAATCCTTTGAGGATGTTTTAGATAGAGTATATAAATGCCTTTCAAGGGGTGGAGATTTTATATTTTCTGTAGAGCATCCCATTTTTACTGCCCAAGGCCCTCAGGATTGGTATTATGATGATAAGGGCAATATTCTGCATTGGCCAGTTGACCATTATTTCACAGAAGGCATTCGCAATGCTAAATTTCTAGGTGAGGAAGTTATTAAATATCATCGGACACTTACTACATACTTAAACAGTCTCATAAAAATAGGCTTTGAAATAACAGGTGTTGTCGAACCAAAGCCTGCAGAAAATATGCTCAACACAGTACCTGGGATGCGGGATGAACTGCGCCGGCCGATGATGCTGCTTGTGTCAGCAAGAAAGAAGTTATATTAG
- a CDS encoding nucleotidyltransferase domain-containing protein: MVENILNQITRELEGIPGIIGIVLGGSRARGTNHEKSDIDIGIYYDETEGFDIRELGKVASKLDDEHRENLITQIGGWGPWVNAGGWLVVKGYHVDFILRDIKRVSQVVDDCLSGKVSAHYQTGHPHAYLNVMYMGEISVCKILVDPRGKISELKSRTKPYPQTLKDAIVQYFMFEASFSLMFAEDNVDKDDIYYVCGHCFRSISCLNQVLFALNEEYCINEKKAVRTIDGFIIKPKDYKNRIDEIITLLSADRDTTREGINMLKELISETEILLVK; the protein is encoded by the coding sequence ATGGTAGAAAATATTTTGAATCAAATCACCAGAGAATTGGAAGGCATACCAGGCATTATAGGTATAGTTTTAGGAGGCTCAAGAGCAAGAGGTACCAATCATGAAAAGTCCGACATAGATATCGGAATATACTATGACGAAACAGAGGGCTTTGATATCAGAGAATTAGGCAAGGTTGCTTCAAAACTAGATGATGAGCATAGAGAAAATTTAATTACACAAATAGGTGGATGGGGACCTTGGGTAAATGCGGGCGGATGGCTTGTTGTTAAAGGATATCATGTAGACTTTATATTACGTGACATAAAAAGGGTGTCTCAGGTTGTTGATGATTGTTTGTCAGGAAAAGTATCTGCTCATTACCAAACTGGTCATCCCCATGCATATTTAAATGTAATGTATATGGGCGAAATTTCCGTTTGCAAAATACTTGTTGACCCTAGGGGTAAAATTTCAGAATTAAAATCCAGAACCAAGCCATATCCTCAAACTTTAAAAGATGCAATAGTTCAATATTTTATGTTTGAGGCCTCCTTTTCCTTAATGTTTGCTGAGGATAATGTCGATAAGGATGACATTTATTATGTATGTGGACATTGTTTCAGAAGTATTTCTTGCTTAAATCAAGTTTTATTTGCTTTGAATGAAGAATACTGCATTAATGAGAAAAAAGCGGTCAGAACGATTGATGGCTTTATTATAAAGCCCAAGGATTATAAAAATAGAATAGATGAGATTATTACATTACTTTCCGCTGATAGAGATACTACAAGAGAAGGGATAAATATGCTTAAGGAACTTATTTCTGAAACAGAAATCCTTCTTGTTAAGTAA
- a CDS encoding VOC family protein, which produces MKAEINLITIWTDEIDRMRNFYNQVLGFRIKNDLGNYVEFENNGVRFAICMRNVMYSYSDEYRKKVVGQAFELAFPCENPDEVDEAFEKLVTMGATPVHQPQNMPWNQRTALFADPDGNIHEIFSEIIYVKTFYRNMY; this is translated from the coding sequence ATGAAAGCAGAGATTAACCTTATTACAATTTGGACAGACGAAATTGACAGGATGAGAAATTTTTATAATCAAGTCCTTGGATTTAGAATTAAAAATGACCTTGGCAATTATGTTGAATTTGAAAATAATGGAGTAAGATTTGCTATATGTATGAGAAATGTTATGTATTCATATAGTGATGAGTATAGGAAAAAAGTAGTTGGTCAGGCTTTTGAATTGGCTTTTCCATGTGAAAATCCTGATGAAGTAGATGAAGCATTTGAAAAGTTGGTTACGATGGGAGCAACTCCTGTTCATCAACCTCAAAATATGCCCTGGAATCAAAGAACAGCATTATTTGCAGACCCAGATGGCAATATACATGAAATTTTTTCAGAGATTATTTATGTCAAAACTTTCTATAGAAATATGTATTAA